DNA from Sphingomonas sp. SUN039:
CCAGCACGATGTCGGCCTGTTCCCAATTCTCCCAGCCGATACCGTCGTCGTGCGCAATGGTGAACTGGATCGCATCGACGCGCGCAAAATAGGCCGCGTCGAGCGTATGCTGTCCGCCGACCCGCGCGGTCATCTGTTGGCCGAGCATCGACGACAGCGTATCGGTGACGGCGTCGAGCGGCGCGAGAGCGGGCAACCCGGCCGCCGCGCACATATCCTCGAGCTTGCGCCGCAAACTATGGTTGGCCAACGTGAACAGCACCAACCCGGGGTGTTTGCCGATATCGCCCATGATCCGCTGCAAATGGCCTTCGCTGCGGACCATCGGCCAGAAATGCTTCATCGATTCGACATCGTCGAACTGCGCCAGCGCGGCCTTGGCCACGGTTTCGAGCGTTTCGCCGGTCGAGTCCGACAGCAGATGGAGATGAAGCCGCGCCACGCCGGCCCCTGTGCACAAGTCGCGGGAAAAGCGCAAAGACAGCGGTGCGGGCGGAATCCGGCAGGGTTATCGCCCCCGATGGCTGAATGCCTTTCCCCCGAGTCATGCACAGCCGCATCATTTGCCCGGGCACATGTGGATAACGGGTGCGAATCAGCGCGAATCGGCGGGTATCTGCGGATCGCCACGGGTCAAACTGTTGGCAGAATCCCGAACACCGCATAAACCCCGTCAATCGACGCCCATCAACTCTCATCAACCTTCTCTAAGAATCTAGGATAGGAAGACCGCTTGGCCGACCCGATAAACGTGCCGATCATGACCGTGTTAAACGGCGAAGCGACCGAACGGCCTCCGATATGGTTTATGCGTCAAGCGGGCCGCTACCTCCCCGAATATCGTGCCTTGCGCGCCGAAAAGGGTGGTTTTCTAGACCTTGTCTATGATGTCGAAGCAGCGATCGAGGTCACCCTGCAACCGCTGAAACGGTTCGGGTTCGATGCGGCGATCCTGTTTTCCGACATCCTCGTCGTGCCTTATGCGATGGGTCAGGATCTGTGGTTCGAGGAAGGCGAAGGCCCGCGATTGGCGCCCAAGCTGCTCGATACCTTGCTGGAAAGCCTCACAGCCGCGCCTGAGCGGCTCGAGCCGGTGTTCCGGACGGTTGCAGGGGTCAAGGCGGCTCTGGCCCCTGACAAGGCGCTGCTGGGCTTTGCGGGCAGCCCCTGGACGGTTGCGACGTATATGATCGCGGGGCAGGGGAGCCGTGAACAGGCCGAAGCGCGGCGGCTGAGCTACCGTGAGCCCGAGCGTGTCGCAGCCTTGCTCGATGCGATTGCAGAGACGACGATCGGTTATCTCCGCGCGCAGATCGACGCCGGGGCCGATGCGGTGCAGCTGTTCGACAGCTGGTCGGGGAGCCTGTCACCGCGCCAGTTCGAGCAGATGGTGATCGCGCCGAATGCGAAGATCGTCGCCGCGCTCAAACAATCGCATCCGGACACGCCTGTCATCGGATTTCCCAAGGGTGCCGGCGGCAAGCTGCCTGCCTATGCCCGCGAAACCGGGGTCGATGCGGTCGGCGTCGACGAAACGGTCGATCCCGAATGGGCGCATGCGTCATTGCCGTCAGGCATGCCGGTGCAAGGCAATCTCGATCCGCTGTCGCTGGTTACGGGCGGGCCGCAACTCCACGACGCTGTTGACCGCATCCTGAAAGCGTTTTCGGGCCGCCCGCATATCTTCAACCTTGGCCACGGGATCGTGCCCGACACGCCGATTGCCCATGTCGAAGCCGTGCTGGCGCAGGTGCGGGGCCGCTAGACCATGTTCGACTGGTTCGGCACCGGTATGCTCGGATCGGCCTATCTGTGGGTCAAGGCCGCGCATGTCGTGTTCGTGATCTTCTGGATGGCGGGTCTGTTCATGCTGCCGCGATTCCTGGTCTATCATCAGGAAGCGGCACCCGGTTCGGCGGAGGAAAAACTCTGGGCGCACCGCGAGGCGCGGTTGATCGCCATCATCATGAATCCGGCGATGGTCGCCGTCTGGGCCCTGGGTCTGACGCTGATCGTGAACATTGGCGCATCGGGGGAATGGTGGTTCCGCCTGAAATTCCTGAGCGTCGTCGGTCTCACCTGGTTCCACATGTGGATGGTCGGTTACGCCCGCAAACTGGCGGCGGGGCAGCGCACGGCGTCGGGCCGGACATTGCGGTTGCTCAACGAGATTCCGAGCCTGGCCACCATCGTCATCGTCATTCTGGTGATCGTCCGCCCGTTCTAGAAGCCTTGACTTTCGTGCCGCTCGCGCCGACATCCTCGCCAGCAGCGACGTCCTGTCTGCTGCATCGAGTGCCGGTCCTCGGCGTCCTCGCGCGACCCTTTACGGCGTTGCCTATCTCCCGGAAATACACATGATCCATCTGAAAGAATTGAAGAAAAAATCGCCTGCCGATCTGGTCGAGATGGCCGAATCGCTGGGCGTCGAAAGCGCGTCGACACTGCGCAAACAGGATTTGCTGTTCGCGATTCTGAAAGAGCAAGCCGAAAACGGCGAACAGGTGATGGGCATCGGCACCATCGAAGTGCTGCAGGACGGTTTCGGCTTTCTGCGCTCGCCCGAAGCGAATTATCTCGCCGGCCCCGACGATATTTATGTCTCGCCCAATCAGGTCCGCAAGCATGGCCTGCGCACTGGCGACACCGTCGAGGGCGAAATCCGCGGGCCCAAAGACGGCGAACGCTATTTCGCGCTGACCAAGCTGACCGCCGTCAATTTCGACGACCCCGAAGCGGTACGTCACCGGGTCAATTTCGACAATCTGACGCCGC
Protein-coding regions in this window:
- a CDS encoding pyruvate, water dikinase regulatory protein: MARLHLHLLSDSTGETLETVAKAALAQFDDVESMKHFWPMVRSEGHLQRIMGDIGKHPGLVLFTLANHSLRRKLEDMCAAAGLPALAPLDAVTDTLSSMLGQQMTARVGGQHTLDAAYFARVDAIQFTIAHDDGIGWENWEQADIVLAGVSRTSKTPTSIYLANRGYKTANIPIVVESPPPELLYDLKNPLVVGLVTSADRLIQIRRNRLLSLNQAPETDYVDEDKVAAELAYARRMFADNAWPVIDMTRRSIEEAAAAIINLCNERRGTV
- the hemE gene encoding uroporphyrinogen decarboxylase, translated to MTVLNGEATERPPIWFMRQAGRYLPEYRALRAEKGGFLDLVYDVEAAIEVTLQPLKRFGFDAAILFSDILVVPYAMGQDLWFEEGEGPRLAPKLLDTLLESLTAAPERLEPVFRTVAGVKAALAPDKALLGFAGSPWTVATYMIAGQGSREQAEARRLSYREPERVAALLDAIAETTIGYLRAQIDAGADAVQLFDSWSGSLSPRQFEQMVIAPNAKIVAALKQSHPDTPVIGFPKGAGGKLPAYARETGVDAVGVDETVDPEWAHASLPSGMPVQGNLDPLSLVTGGPQLHDAVDRILKAFSGRPHIFNLGHGIVPDTPIAHVEAVLAQVRGR
- a CDS encoding CopD family protein — protein: MFDWFGTGMLGSAYLWVKAAHVVFVIFWMAGLFMLPRFLVYHQEAAPGSAEEKLWAHREARLIAIIMNPAMVAVWALGLTLIVNIGASGEWWFRLKFLSVVGLTWFHMWMVGYARKLAAGQRTASGRTLRLLNEIPSLATIVIVILVIVRPF